A stretch of DNA from Labeo rohita strain BAU-BD-2019 unplaced genomic scaffold, IGBB_LRoh.1.0 scaffold_289, whole genome shotgun sequence:
CCCCACATACCGTACCAACGACTCAAGACGCCTGCCCAGTCCCAAATCTCCTATCCTCCTCCAGTTCCGCCGCTGTCCTCAGCCCGATGCGGCCGGCCTCATCCCCGCGCTCTAATCCGCCGGCCACCGCCCAGAGCCCTGTCCCTcgggccgccacgccagcgtctgctcgcaagatggccgccacgccagcgtctgctcgcaagatggccgccacgccagcgtctgctcgcaagatggccgccacgccagcgtctgctcgcaacatggccgccacgccagagcctgctcgcaagatggccgccacgccagaatctgcacgtaagatggcctccgttcctgagccccggccaagatggcctccattcctgagcccccggccaagatggcctccgttcctgagccccaaGCCAAGATGGCCCCCAAGCCTGAGTCCCCAgtcatgattgctgaaatgaacattatgGACAGGGCAATCCCACTGGAGTTCACTGCTCCTATTATCTCCCCTAATTCTCCtaagcctccgctggttccgtccagccttcctgagcctccgctggttccgtccagccttcctgagcctccgctggttccgtccagccttcttaaccctccgctggttccgcccagccttcctgagtcaagtcaagttgtgGCTGTTTTCCCCGAGTCAAGTCGGGTTGCAGCTACTGAATCAAGTCgggttgcagctgcgtttcccgaggCGGGTCAGGTTCCTGAGTcacgtcaagttgcagctgcagctactgagccaagtcaagccacggctgtggttcctgagtcaagtcacgtcacggctgagtcaagtcacgtcacggctgagtcaagtcacgtcacggctgagtcaagtcacgtcacggctgagtcaagtcacgtcacggctgagtcaagtcacgtcacggctgaggcaagtcacgtcacggctgagtcaagtcacgtcacggctacaTCTCCTGAGTCAAATCAAGTTCCTGGTGCTTCTCATAAGCCAAGACAaagcccagctcgccctccagagccggagctctgcccagctcgccctccagagccggagctctgcccagctcgccctccagagccggagctctgcccagctcgccctccagagccggagctctgcccagctcgccctccagagccggagctctgcccagctcgccctccagagccggagctctgcccagcgcgccctcctgagccggctcctccttcagcgcgccctcctgagccggctcctccttcagcgcgccctcctgagccggctcctccttcagcgcgccctcctgagccggctcctccttcagcgcgccctcctgagccggctcctccttcagcgcgccctcctgagccggctcctccttcagcgcgccctcctgagccggctcctccttcagcgcgccctcctgagccggctcctccttcagcgcgccctcctgagccggttcctccttcagcgcgccctcctgagccagcacCTCATCCAGTGCTCCCTAGGGCTGGCAGTATTgtaaattcccccaagaaaattttgggggggggctacccgccatggcctcctgaactgtctgtccggccatggcctcctgaactgtctgtccggccatggcctcctgaactgtctgtccagccatggcctcctgaactccctgatccgccatggccacctgaaatgtttacccggccatggcctcctgagcccccagacccgccatggccacctgaactgtttacccggccatggcctcctgagcccccagacccgccatggccacctgaactgtctgtccggccatggcctcctgaactccctgatccaccatggcctcctgaactccctgatccgccctggaggtacGCCCCTAAGTACCCGGTGTCTGTCCAGCACggacctccagggcgcccaccccccCACCCCAGTGTATGTtttacggcgcgagtcgcgccttgtgtgaggggggggtaatgtcacgtATCCTTTTTGTCatcgtgtgtttttgttgtgatttcaccatgtgctccctggactcagccctctcgtcaccctagtcacgccctccttgtttcttcctgagtgtttcattgtcctcacctgtgtatgttctgattagtttgtgtatttaagttcctccttgtgtttagttccctgtcggtctttattgttgcatattgttgattagtgtgtttctacgtgtgtggatatcgctctgtgttcctgtctgttcctcgtgaaagtaattaaaattagatttgttccgtacgttgtatcctgtcttccatcctgCAGCAACAGCGTGACAAAAGGTTACTGTGTAATTGATATAAAGCCATGCAGGGTAAAGAATTCATTTAACTCATTGGTgatttttagtgatttttgaaatgtaaacttCATTCTGCTTGTCTACCCATGTCATAACCTTATGAATTAAACAATTATCTTTGCATATGATCTGTATTACTTGACTGTAAAATTTGAAAGTTGATAagcatttattttgtctttgtttttgctcttttttctgtttatagTCAAAGACTAATTGGTTTCTGAGGGATTTTACAGCAATGGCAGTCAACAACTTCTCTCAGATCACTGAATTCTACCTGCTGGGATTTCCAGGACTTCATCTACAGTATTATGCGGTTGTGGGAACCTTTTTACTCTTTGTTTATGTAATACTGGCAAGTggaaacattttaatcatttcatatATTGTTAATGAAAGACGCCTTCATAAACCCACCTACATGATCTTCTGTAATCTTGCAGTGTGTGATCTTTTAACGGGAACCGTCATTCTGCCCAGAGCAGCTGCAAAGTATCTCGCTAACAATGATTATGTaccatttaatttatgtttagtgcaaatgttttttgttcattacTTAGGGGCAGTTAGTTctgttattttactattaatgGCCCTGGATCGGTTTGTTGCAGTATGCTACCCTCTTCGATATCCTGCTATTatcacaaatcagcatattgtaTATGCGTGCACAGTATGTTGgttgtttattttagtaattttaacatTCATTACTTATCAAACTAAAAAAATTCATTTCTGTACTACGAATGTAATAAGTAATTGCTTCTGTGATTACAATTCATTAGTTAAAATTGGCTGTGGAGATCAGACAGAGCTGAAGAGTAATGTTCTAGGTGTTggcttgttttttcttttaggtCCTCTAATATTCATCATATTTTCATACATTGCCATCATCAGATCTGTTTTCAAACTCTCAAGTGTTCAGGCcagatttaaaacattttccacaTGTGCCCCTCAGCTTTCAATcatatgtttttactttttgcCTAGATATATTGTGCATCTATTTGACGAGTGAGTTATCTGACTTCGCTGACCTGTTCAATGACCTGAGGAAACAGAGAAACTCGGGAGGGGAAGGCATACAAGCAAGCGCTGGGCCATTCATGGGTCATGGTATCTCAGCACTTCAAAAAGTAAATTGGGCAGTGGAAGTTGTCTTCTGAGGCAAAGAGGTCTACCTCTGCCTCTCCGAAAACAGACCAGATCATTTGAACAAATTGGGTATGTAGTCTCCATTTTCCTGGTGCTACCTGAAAGGCATGTCCACTCCTTGGTTCAGTCTGCCTGGCACATGAACTGCTTTCAGCGAGAGGAGATTGCACTGTGCCCATAAAAGGAGGTGTCGCACCATCCTGTGATGGAAGTGTGACCTGAGACCaccttggtgattcataaaggCTACCACCATCATGTTGTCAATGCAGACCTGGTGCCCATTTAAGGCCAGTAGGAAGGCTTTCAGGGCTAGAGAAACTGCCATCATCTCGAAGGACGGTACATGGGCTTTGAGGCAATATTGAAGGGGCCACATATGAACTATTCCCAGAAAGACAACTTGCTGCCTGGGAGTCAGAGTGCTTTTGGCTAAATTGATTTTTAGCCCAGATGGCTGAGTAACAGCGACCTGTGAGTGATGAACTCCTGTTCTTATCCGGCTAATATAAGCCAGCCATCGAGGTAATTCATTATGCGGATTCCCATCTGCCTCGGGGGGAAAAGCTACATTCacgcactttaaaaaaaaaaatgagcgcACGGTTTAGATGCCTGAGATTGCCATTTCTCTTGAAAATGAGGAAGTAGCGGCTGTTAAACCCTGGGCTGGAGGACATGAGCATCGTTGTCCTGTACTGAAGTTTGAATGATGCCTCTGAAACGAGGTGGCCCGCGAACAAACCTAACATGAATAACCTTGTTCTATGGTTTTTACAATCCAGCTTGACACATTCGGAATGGCTTTCCAAGCCTGGAGCCAAATGGCAAGCAGTCTGAATTCCTCATGGTAATGAGAAGAGGAGAAATGCTCCTTTGAGTATGTGGATCCTCCATCACAGTGGTAGTTTTGTTGGGCACGCACCGAAAGGCAGGTCCAGTTTAAAAAGAACTTCCAGAGTTTTAGCAGGCTGCTGAGTAGATGGAGCCTTCTGGCATCTTGAAGCAGCCACTGAATTGAATTGCTTCGGCAGGAAGTGGCATATGGCCGGCGAAGACTTCTGAGCTGCCTTAAAGCGTTCTGCAAATCCATTCACGGTTGGGCCGAACAGTCCCTTAGGAGAGACTGGGGAGTCGAGGAAGGAAACCCTGTAAGCATTCCTGATCTCTGTTAAAGTTTGCCTAAGGTGGTGTTTCAGCACCACCAAGTTTGCCATGACCTTGCCACCCCTGCAGTGGCCTTTGTAGCATGCAGAGCCAGGTCAGTCACTGTGCACAGCACATTAAAAGCATCAGTAGGCTGAATTTTTGATgtctggaatgctggttaggtaggttttgctGAATGGTTTCACTAGAAAGGTCCTCCTGCTGGTTAGATGGATGTGGAACACACCCACGGGCTCCTGGATGGCAAGATGTGCAACAACCGCCTCTTTGTGATACAGCTCACCATATTCTCTTGCTTCAGAGCTGCAATGGTGGTGAGCAAGAAGTGGTACTTTGATGAGGCGAAAATTGGGCATGCCACATCCTGGTGAGTTCAGTGAACTTGCGGGCACAGAGCAAGTAAATCACTAGGCTCACTGAAAGGGAAGGGAGTAATTAAAATCTAGCCACTCTAATCTGCACTGTTTCTTCCATTTGATTATTCATGAGCCACACTCGCAGCACAACTTTTGCAACAATGTCattaaaatttgctaaaaaaatgTGCACTTTTTAATCCGTCGGATGGCTGCAGAGGAAGGCTTGCACACTGATTTTCGTGTGCTAGGGTCTTTACTACAGCGAGCAGCagattttaccatttttttgcCAGGCAGGGATAGCTaaaattttaatgcaataaagcTT
This window harbors:
- the LOC127160115 gene encoding olfactory receptor 13C8-like, whose protein sequence is MAVNNFSQITEFYLLGFPGLHLQYYAVVGTFLLFVYVILASGNILIISYIVNERRLHKPTYMIFCNLAVCDLLTGTVILPRAAAKYLANNDYVPFNLCLVQMFFVHYLGAVSSVILLLMALDRFVAVCYPLRYPAIITNQHIVYACTVCWLFILVILTFITYQTKKIHFCTTNVISNCFCDYNSLVKIGCGDQTELKSNVLGVGLFFLLGPLIFIIFSYIAIIRSVFKLSSVQARFKTFSTCAPQLSIICFYFLPRYIVHLFDE